Part of the bacterium genome, CAATTCTCGTAGCAAAAGAAAGCTTTTGGAGCCTGTAATTAAAGCATATAACTCATTATCACCTGCTAAAAAAGACAAATACAACAAGTATCTGAATGCTTGCTATCTCGAGGCAAGAAAAGCAGAAATTAACAACAAAAAACTGGTTTTGCCGCAGCTTATAAACGAAATCCCCGATTGCTTAAACCTTGATAAACTCTGGGATATCGCCCAACAATTCAAACTGTATTAACCGCCACGCCATTACGAGGGAGCTCAAAAAGCTGACGCGGCAATCCATTCAACCAAAACCGCCCTCAGGAAAACAATTTTTGATAATCGGGAATATCCATAAATATCCACTCATAAAGCATTCTGGAATCCCCCATGGGCAACTCCTGAAACGACTCAAGAATCCGCCCGAAACTGATATCGTAAAACTTAGGCTCTGTTTTTATTCCGAAAGCTTCAATTTTGGCTTTCGAAAAACTTTTTGCCTCGCTATTCCAAACATCTGCATAATTCAAACCCGTGCTGACGCAGTGAGGAAGATGGATTTTAGTTTTCGTATTTTCAAAATCCCTTGAAATCAAGCCATATGTCCTGCAAATAATAGGACGATAGCTATAAATAGAGCATTTGTCATTTTCAAGAAACGGACAGACATAAAAAAAATTATGAACATTCGAGTCATTTTTTAAGAAATTTTGCCTGTTTTTGTATATTTCATGGGCTTTATCTTGCAGGTTCTTTATTTTTTCCTGCGAAAAATGAAGCTCAAGGCCTTTTTTAAGATACTTATATTCAAGCTCAAAAAGTGGATAATACCCCTTTGTACAGCAAATCCCGCACCCTGCGCTGCATTTAATAAAATCTTTCTGCTCGTCAAAATAAGAATTTATTTCCTCTGTAAGTTTTGCAAGCTTTAACTGATATTTTTCAAGCACTAAAATTACCTGCATATAAGTGTTTCGATATT contains:
- a CDS encoding YkgJ family cysteine cluster protein; the protein is MLEKYQLKLAKLTEEINSYFDEQKDFIKCSAGCGICCTKGYYPLFELEYKYLKKGLELHFSQEKIKNLQDKAHEIYKNRQNFLKNDSNVHNFFYVCPFLENDKCSIYSYRPIICRTYGLISRDFENTKTKIHLPHCVSTGLNYADVWNSEAKSFSKAKIEAFGIKTEPKFYDISFGRILESFQELPMGDSRMLYEWIFMDIPDYQKLFS